The Deinococcus sp. AJ005 genome includes a window with the following:
- a CDS encoding 3-hydroxyacyl-CoA dehydrogenase, whose amino-acid sequence MNLKDKTVLITGAASGLGAGTARMVAGAGGFPLMLDLNAEAGEALAGELGGLFVRADVASESDVQAALDAGRERFGALHGAVSCAGIAPAATTAGKRGPHPLEVFERTVRVNLIGTFNVIRLSAQAMLDHEPGEGGERGVIVNTASVAAYDGQIGQAAYAASKGGVVGMTLPIARDLARSGIRVVTVAPGIFETPMLQGLPQEAQDSLGQQVPFPSRLGRADEYAALVRHIFENGMLNGETIRLDGAIRMAPR is encoded by the coding sequence ATGAATCTCAAAGACAAGACGGTGCTGATCACGGGGGCGGCCTCCGGGCTGGGGGCAGGTACGGCCCGAATGGTGGCCGGGGCGGGCGGATTTCCGCTGATGCTGGACCTGAATGCGGAGGCGGGTGAGGCGCTGGCCGGGGAACTCGGCGGCCTGTTCGTGCGGGCGGACGTGGCCAGCGAGTCGGACGTGCAGGCCGCCCTCGATGCCGGACGCGAGCGCTTCGGCGCCTTGCACGGCGCGGTGAGCTGCGCCGGGATCGCCCCGGCGGCCACCACGGCGGGTAAGCGCGGCCCGCACCCGCTGGAGGTTTTCGAGCGCACGGTGCGGGTCAACCTGATCGGCACCTTCAACGTGATCCGCCTGTCGGCCCAGGCCATGCTGGACCACGAACCCGGCGAGGGGGGCGAGCGCGGGGTAATCGTCAACACCGCCTCGGTGGCCGCCTATGACGGGCAGATCGGACAGGCAGCCTACGCGGCCAGCAAGGGGGGTGTGGTGGGCATGACCCTGCCCATCGCCCGTGACCTGGCCCGCAGCGGCATACGCGTGGTCACCGTGGCTCCCGGCATCTTCGAGACGCCGATGCTTCAAGGGCTGCCGCAGGAGGCCCAGGATTCGCTGGGCCAGCAGGTGCCGTTTCCCAGCCGCCTGGGCCGCGCCGACGAATACGCCGCGCTGGTGCGGCACATCT